Proteins from a genomic interval of Pseudomonas asplenii:
- a CDS encoding DUF1328 domain-containing protein, with protein MLSWAITFLIIAIVAAVLGFGGIAGTATGIAKILFVVFLVMFVASFLFGRRGRG; from the coding sequence ATGCTGAGTTGGGCCATTACATTCCTGATCATTGCCATTGTCGCCGCAGTACTGGGCTTCGGTGGTATCGCTGGCACCGCGACAGGTATCGCCAAGATTCTCTTTGTCGTGTTCCTGGTGATGTTCGTGGCTTCGTTCCTGTTCGGTCGTCGCGGTCGAGGCTGA
- the algB gene encoding sigma-54-dependent response regulator transcription factor AlgB — protein sequence MESAPEHQGRILLVDDESAILRTFRYCLEDEGYSVATANSAAQADTLLQRQVFDLCFLDLRLGEDNGLDVLAQMRIQAPWMRVVIVTAHSAVDTAVDAIQAGAADYLVKPCSPDQLRLATAKQLEVRQLSARLEALEGEVRKPKDGLDSHSPAMMVVLETARQVAGTDANILILGESGTGKGELARAIHGWSKRAKKSCVTINCPSLTAELMESELFGHSRGAFTGASESTLGRVNQADGGTLFLDEIGDFPLTLQPKLLRFIQDKEYERVGDPVTRRADVRILAATNLNLEDMVREGRFREDLLYRLNVITLHLPPLRERSEDILTLADRFLARFVKEYARPARAFSEEAREALVNYRWPGNIRELRNVIERASIICPQERVEIGHLGMGEQPTNNAPRIGAPMSLDELEKAHIGAVLATSDTLDQAARTLGIDASTLYRKRKQYNL from the coding sequence ATGGAATCAGCCCCGGAACACCAAGGCCGTATTCTGCTGGTGGATGACGAGTCCGCCATCCTTCGCACCTTTCGCTACTGCCTGGAGGACGAGGGCTACAGCGTGGCCACGGCCAACAGCGCCGCGCAGGCCGATACGCTGCTGCAGCGCCAGGTGTTCGACCTGTGCTTCCTCGACCTGCGCCTGGGCGAAGACAACGGGCTCGACGTCCTCGCACAGATGCGCATCCAGGCGCCGTGGATGCGGGTAGTGATCGTCACGGCCCACTCGGCCGTCGACACCGCCGTCGACGCGATCCAGGCAGGCGCCGCAGATTATCTGGTCAAGCCGTGCAGCCCCGATCAGCTGCGCCTGGCTACGGCCAAGCAACTGGAAGTCCGCCAACTGTCGGCACGCCTCGAAGCCCTTGAAGGTGAAGTGCGCAAACCCAAGGACGGCCTCGACTCCCACAGCCCGGCGATGATGGTGGTGCTCGAAACCGCCCGCCAGGTTGCCGGCACCGATGCCAACATTCTGATTCTCGGCGAATCCGGGACCGGCAAGGGCGAGTTGGCCCGGGCCATTCACGGCTGGAGCAAGCGGGCGAAAAAGTCCTGCGTGACCATCAACTGCCCCTCGCTGACCGCCGAACTGATGGAGAGCGAACTGTTCGGCCACAGTCGTGGTGCCTTCACCGGCGCCAGCGAAAGTACCCTCGGCCGGGTCAACCAGGCCGATGGGGGCACGCTGTTCCTCGACGAGATTGGCGACTTCCCGTTGACGCTGCAGCCCAAGCTGCTGCGCTTCATCCAGGACAAGGAATACGAACGGGTCGGCGACCCGGTAACCCGCCGGGCCGACGTACGCATCCTCGCCGCCACCAACCTGAACCTGGAAGACATGGTGCGCGAGGGGCGCTTTCGCGAAGACCTGCTCTACCGGCTCAATGTCATCACCCTGCACCTGCCGCCCCTGCGCGAACGCAGCGAGGATATCCTGACCCTGGCCGACCGCTTCCTGGCTCGCTTCGTCAAGGAGTACGCACGACCGGCGCGTGCCTTCAGCGAGGAAGCCCGTGAAGCCCTGGTCAACTACCGCTGGCCCGGCAATATCCGCGAACTGCGTAACGTCATCGAACGCGCCAGCATCATCTGCCCGCAGGAGCGGGTGGAAATCGGCCACCTCGGCATGGGCGAACAACCCACCAACAACGCCCCGCGCATCGGTGCGCCGATGAGCCTGGACGAGTTGGAGAAAGCCCATATCGGTGCGGTGCTGGCCACCAGCGACACTCTGGACCAGGCCGCCAGGACCCTGGGTATCGACGCCTCGACGCTGTACCGCAAACGCAAACAGTACAACTTGTGA
- a CDS encoding ATP-binding protein, whose protein sequence is MKLAMKLRTRLFLSISALMTVALLGLLLGLVSVMQMAKSQESLIRDNFITLDLGLKLRQSLGDQLVIMLSEKPDQGALQASREHYRHLLQEGIEHEQNNHLQGGFAQAQIDYESFLQAFDSRGGQISNSELANSLNTLRYGLLTAHKRALEEISSAESSARDRAMLICALLGLVALAVLIIGFITAHGIAQRFGAPIEALAKAADHIGQGNFEVTLPISSAAEMNQLTRRFGIMAEALRQHQATNVDELLAGQQRLQSVLDSIDDGLLMIDRQGHLEHLNPVAQRQLGWDAEQLGQGLGDALGRPELDEQLSLILRGGSLERAPEDLEFEVEGESRLLTYSLTPVSHPQGHILGAVMVLHDVTEQRAFERVRSEFVLRASHELRTPVTGMHMAFGLLQERVHFDAESREADLLNTVKEEMQRLMQLINDLLNFSRYQNGLQKLTLAPCDIGQLLEQARERFAEQASSQGIDLQIETQPPLPRLHADQAQLERVLDNLLGNALRHTSRGGQIRLQARRHDERVIISVEDNGEGIAYGQQGRIFEPFVQVGRKKGGAGLGLALCKEIVQLHGGRMGVYSRPGQGTQFYMALPL, encoded by the coding sequence ATGAAGCTTGCGATGAAGCTGCGCACCCGACTGTTCCTGAGCATTTCGGCACTGATGACCGTGGCCCTGCTCGGGTTGCTGCTGGGACTGGTCAGCGTGATGCAAATGGCCAAGAGCCAGGAATCACTGATCCGCGACAACTTCATCACCCTCGACCTGGGTCTCAAGTTGCGCCAGAGCCTGGGCGACCAACTGGTCATCATGCTCAGCGAAAAACCCGATCAGGGCGCCTTGCAGGCCTCCCGCGAGCACTATCGGCACCTGCTGCAAGAAGGCATCGAACACGAGCAGAACAACCACCTGCAAGGCGGCTTCGCCCAGGCCCAGATCGACTACGAGAGCTTTCTGCAGGCCTTCGACTCCCGCGGTGGGCAGATCAGCAACAGTGAACTGGCCAACAGCCTCAACACCCTGCGCTATGGCCTGCTCACCGCACACAAGCGGGCCCTGGAGGAAATCAGCAGCGCCGAAAGCTCAGCCCGCGACCGGGCCATGCTGATCTGCGCGCTGCTCGGCCTGGTCGCCCTGGCAGTGCTGATCATCGGTTTCATCACCGCCCACGGTATCGCCCAGCGTTTCGGTGCGCCGATCGAGGCGCTGGCCAAGGCGGCAGACCATATCGGCCAGGGCAACTTCGAAGTCACCCTGCCGATTTCCTCGGCCGCCGAGATGAACCAGCTGACCCGACGCTTCGGCATCATGGCCGAGGCCCTGCGCCAGCATCAGGCAACCAACGTCGACGAACTGCTGGCCGGCCAGCAGCGCCTGCAATCGGTGCTCGACAGTATCGACGACGGGCTGCTGATGATCGACCGCCAGGGCCACCTGGAGCATCTCAACCCGGTGGCCCAGCGCCAGTTGGGCTGGGACGCCGAACAGCTCGGCCAGGGCCTGGGAGACGCCTTGGGGCGCCCCGAACTCGACGAGCAACTGAGCCTGATCCTGCGTGGCGGCAGCCTGGAACGGGCGCCGGAAGACCTCGAATTCGAAGTCGAAGGCGAATCCCGCCTGCTGACCTACAGCCTGACGCCGGTCAGCCATCCCCAGGGCCATATTCTCGGGGCGGTGATGGTGCTGCACGACGTTACCGAACAGCGGGCCTTCGAGCGGGTGCGCAGCGAGTTCGTCCTGCGCGCCTCCCATGAGCTGCGGACCCCGGTAACCGGCATGCACATGGCTTTCGGCCTGCTGCAGGAGCGCGTGCACTTCGACGCCGAGTCCCGTGAAGCGGACCTGCTCAATACGGTCAAAGAAGAGATGCAGCGCCTGATGCAGTTGATCAACGACCTGCTGAATTTCTCGCGCTACCAGAACGGCCTGCAGAAACTCACGCTGGCTCCGTGCGATATCGGGCAGTTGCTGGAACAGGCGCGCGAGCGTTTTGCCGAGCAGGCCAGCAGCCAGGGCATCGATCTGCAGATCGAGACCCAACCGCCGCTGCCGCGCCTGCACGCCGACCAGGCACAACTGGAACGGGTACTCGACAACCTGCTGGGCAACGCCCTGCGTCACACCAGCCGCGGCGGGCAGATTCGCTTGCAGGCGCGGCGACATGACGAACGTGTGATCATCAGCGTCGAAGACAATGGCGAAGGGATTGCCTACGGTCAGCAGGGGCGGATCTTCGAACCCTTCGTCCAGGTCGGGCGCAAGAAAGGCGGGGCCGGTCTGGGGCTGGCCCTGTGCAAGGAAATCGTCCAGTTGCATGGCGGACGCATGGGCGTCTACTCACGGCCGGGGCAGGGCACCCAATTCTATATGGCGCTGCCGCTCTAG
- a CDS encoding N-acetylmuramoyl-L-alanine amidase codes for MKLLSLLSAALLLAGCASGPRLDTSHPSVNYDSRAQFVIVHYTSANRENSLRLLTHGQVSSHYLVGDDNPATLYKLVDESQRAWHAGESEWQGRTWLNSSSIGIEIVNPGFRDTPAGRVWYPYSEAQIQALIVLLKDIVKRNHIEPRNVIGHSDIAPLRKQDPGPLFPWKRLAAEGLGMWPDEQAVARQQQVYAYQLPSASWFQQQLRYLGYTATPQTGEWDAGTQHTLAAFQMHFRPARFDGVADAQSAAILQVLNRSK; via the coding sequence ATGAAATTGCTCTCTCTCCTTAGCGCGGCCCTGCTACTCGCGGGCTGCGCCAGCGGCCCACGCTTGGACACCAGCCACCCCTCGGTCAATTACGACAGCCGCGCGCAGTTCGTGATCGTCCACTACACCTCGGCGAACCGGGAAAACTCCTTGCGTCTGCTGACCCACGGCCAGGTCAGTAGCCACTACCTGGTCGGCGACGACAATCCGGCCACTCTCTACAAGCTGGTGGACGAGAGCCAGCGCGCCTGGCACGCCGGGGAAAGCGAGTGGCAGGGGCGTACCTGGCTGAACTCCAGTTCCATCGGCATCGAGATCGTCAATCCGGGGTTTCGCGACACACCCGCCGGACGTGTCTGGTATCCCTACAGCGAAGCGCAGATCCAGGCGTTGATCGTTCTGCTCAAGGATATCGTCAAGCGCAACCACATCGAGCCGCGCAATGTGATCGGCCACAGCGATATCGCCCCGCTGCGCAAGCAGGATCCGGGGCCGTTGTTTCCCTGGAAGCGCCTGGCTGCCGAGGGCCTGGGCATGTGGCCGGATGAGCAGGCGGTGGCCCGCCAGCAGCAGGTGTATGCCTACCAGTTGCCGAGCGCCAGCTGGTTCCAGCAGCAACTGCGGTACCTGGGCTACACCGCCACGCCGCAGACCGGCGAGTGGGACGCCGGCACCCAGCACACGCTGGCGGCGTTCCAGATGCATTTTCGCCCGGCGCGTTTCGATGGTGTGGCCGATGCGCAGAGCGCAGCGATCCTGCAGGTACTCAATCGGTCAAAATAA
- a CDS encoding GGDEF domain-containing protein — MSSEEAQRWKEKYLKSIEQQEKLERRWDARLDLLRRGLVRSTLAAEGTDRAVDQCMKEMREVIRSDDMDAALANLLPRLEKAVLDSEQRRETRVEQMGTALTALVTQLQTLPLPREVRRPLKNFAKQLDGRVGQAREIPLLLSELSSLQGKALTELEHPAEQSRPGLLQRLFGAKENTEAGAEIASVAADAAPAAEPVPVPAFAPGLVSDDDEAVETVEPVAPKPAPAPTAPVVQPVAVEAVLPAVEASAPPLAVVEAVVETPPPLAPVEVATDTPPAVVSAPASALESTPESASKPELTTDPKPEPVALAPQVSPEPGTAVLEAAPQAVVDAAPKAELPDPPEVVTAAPAPSQVFLDSLPLPTVMAEALAAVHPEDNEQDVLYALPESPEPSYSSVAEHIESTLLGLLDELSLPERHKPHAESMRHRLEHGLNWYELLPILDDLAVLMLAINDSGQHDFEVYLKQLNERLESFQSNLRAASEGHAEGRSAANDLHSQLREHVDGLQNSVLAAADLDSLKHVLENRLEDLLGTMDRHQQERDIREHEVATRLQMLAERVAHMEEEALVYRDHLEEQRQKALIDPLTGLPNRAAWGERLDHEVGQWQQHGNTLLIAILDLDHFKRINDNYGHLAGDKVLKIIASVLRKNLRGSDFIARFGGEEFVLLMPGTSVAAGLKLAETLRAAIEACPFHFKGERVTITVSLGVSAFKVGERSDHVLKRADEALYRAKNAGRNRVEVG; from the coding sequence ATGAGCAGCGAAGAAGCCCAGCGCTGGAAAGAGAAGTACCTTAAGAGTATCGAACAACAGGAAAAGCTCGAGCGGCGCTGGGATGCCCGTCTCGACCTGCTTCGACGCGGCTTGGTGCGCAGCACCCTGGCGGCTGAAGGCACCGACCGGGCGGTGGACCAGTGCATGAAGGAAATGCGCGAGGTGATCCGCAGCGACGATATGGATGCGGCACTGGCCAACCTGCTGCCGCGTCTGGAAAAAGCCGTGCTCGATTCCGAGCAGCGCCGCGAAACCCGCGTCGAACAGATGGGCACTGCGCTGACCGCGCTGGTGACGCAACTGCAAACCCTGCCGCTGCCGCGGGAGGTGCGTCGGCCGCTGAAGAACTTCGCCAAGCAGCTTGATGGACGGGTTGGCCAGGCTCGCGAGATTCCCCTGTTGCTCAGCGAACTGAGCAGCCTGCAGGGCAAGGCCCTGACGGAACTGGAGCACCCCGCCGAGCAGAGCCGTCCGGGCCTTTTGCAACGGTTGTTCGGAGCTAAGGAGAATACCGAGGCGGGTGCTGAAATTGCGTCGGTGGCGGCCGATGCTGCGCCTGCGGCTGAACCCGTGCCGGTCCCTGCCTTCGCCCCCGGCCTCGTCTCTGATGACGATGAGGCGGTTGAGACGGTTGAGCCCGTGGCGCCAAAACCTGCCCCTGCCCCAACGGCTCCCGTTGTGCAGCCCGTCGCCGTCGAGGCGGTGTTGCCTGCGGTCGAGGCATCTGCCCCACCCTTGGCAGTCGTCGAGGCCGTTGTTGAGACGCCGCCACCGCTGGCGCCAGTCGAGGTGGCGACCGACACACCACCTGCGGTCGTGTCCGCCCCTGCTTCTGCCCTTGAGTCCACACCCGAATCCGCGTCCAAGCCAGAGCTCACAACTGATCCCAAGCCAGAGCCGGTCGCGCTGGCGCCTCAGGTATCACCAGAGCCCGGCACTGCGGTGCTCGAAGCAGCGCCGCAGGCAGTCGTGGACGCTGCGCCCAAGGCCGAGTTGCCCGACCCACCCGAAGTGGTTACTGCCGCGCCGGCACCGTCGCAGGTCTTCCTCGACAGCCTGCCACTGCCAACGGTGATGGCCGAAGCCCTGGCGGCGGTCCATCCCGAGGATAACGAGCAGGATGTGCTGTATGCCCTGCCGGAGTCCCCGGAACCGTCCTACAGTTCGGTGGCCGAGCACATCGAATCGACGCTGCTCGGCCTGCTGGATGAACTGTCGTTGCCCGAACGCCACAAGCCCCATGCCGAGTCGATGCGTCATCGTCTCGAACATGGGCTGAACTGGTACGAATTACTGCCAATCCTCGACGATCTGGCGGTGCTGATGCTGGCGATCAACGACAGCGGTCAGCATGATTTCGAGGTCTACCTCAAGCAGCTCAACGAGCGCCTGGAGTCCTTCCAGAGCAACCTGCGCGCGGCCAGTGAAGGCCATGCCGAGGGCCGTTCGGCGGCCAACGACCTGCACAGTCAGTTGCGCGAGCACGTCGACGGCCTGCAGAACAGCGTGCTGGCCGCCGCCGACCTCGACAGCCTCAAGCATGTCCTGGAAAACCGCCTAGAAGACCTGCTGGGCACGATGGATCGACACCAGCAGGAGCGTGATATCCGCGAGCATGAAGTCGCGACCCGCTTGCAGATGCTGGCCGAGCGTGTCGCGCACATGGAAGAGGAAGCCCTGGTCTATCGCGATCACCTTGAGGAGCAACGGCAGAAAGCCCTGATCGACCCGCTCACCGGTCTGCCGAACCGCGCCGCCTGGGGCGAGCGCCTCGATCATGAAGTCGGGCAATGGCAGCAGCATGGCAACACGCTGTTGATCGCCATTCTCGACCTCGATCATTTCAAGCGTATCAACGACAACTACGGCCACCTGGCGGGTGACAAGGTGCTGAAGATCATTGCCAGCGTGTTGCGCAAGAACCTGCGCGGCAGTGACTTCATCGCCCGTTTCGGTGGCGAGGAGTTCGTTCTGCTGATGCCGGGGACATCCGTGGCAGCGGGACTCAAGTTGGCCGAGACTCTGCGGGCGGCCATCGAGGCCTGTCCTTTCCACTTCAAGGGCGAGCGGGTGACCATTACCGTGTCCCTGGGGGTGTCGGCCTTCAAGGTCGGCGAACGCAGCGATCATGTGCTCAAAAGAGCCGATGAGGCGTTGTACCGAGCGAAAAATGCCGGGCGCAATCGGGTCGAAGTGGGCTGA
- a CDS encoding endonuclease/exonuclease/phosphatase family protein has product MARWGSERNVGLHQPKVNEHHLHSSGLPADNRLRLLSFNIQVGISTQRYRHYLTRGWQHLLPHTGRADNLQKIGSLLGDFDLVALQEVDGGSLRSGYINQVEHLAQLGAFPYWYQQLNRNLGRLAQHSNGVLSRLRPWAIEDHPLPGPAGRGAILVRFGEGPDALVVVMMHLALGARTRTRQLAYIRELIGGFKHQVLMGDMNTHATDLLQHSPLRDLGLLAPQVEATFPSWRPQRCLDHILLSPSLTLERVQVLAQPISDHLPVAVEIRLPGSIGSDTLPALSR; this is encoded by the coding sequence ATGGCTCGCTGGGGATCGGAACGCAATGTTGGCCTTCATCAGCCGAAGGTCAATGAACACCATCTGCACTCCAGCGGCCTGCCGGCGGACAATCGCCTGAGGCTGCTCAGCTTCAATATCCAGGTCGGTATCAGCACCCAGCGTTACCGGCACTACCTGACCCGTGGCTGGCAGCATCTGCTGCCGCACACCGGGCGCGCCGACAACCTGCAGAAGATTGGCAGCCTGCTGGGCGACTTCGACCTGGTGGCCTTGCAGGAGGTCGATGGTGGCAGCCTGCGTTCGGGCTACATCAATCAGGTCGAGCATCTGGCTCAACTGGGTGCCTTTCCCTACTGGTACCAGCAACTCAATCGCAATCTCGGCCGCCTGGCCCAGCACAGCAACGGCGTGCTCAGCCGCCTGCGGCCGTGGGCGATCGAGGATCACCCGCTACCCGGCCCGGCCGGTCGTGGGGCGATCCTGGTACGCTTCGGCGAAGGTCCGGATGCCTTGGTGGTGGTCATGATGCACCTGGCGTTGGGCGCACGGACACGCACCCGGCAACTGGCGTATATCCGCGAGCTGATCGGCGGCTTCAAGCATCAGGTGCTGATGGGCGACATGAACACCCACGCCACCGACCTGCTGCAACACTCGCCCTTGCGCGATCTGGGGCTGCTCGCGCCGCAGGTCGAGGCCACCTTTCCCAGTTGGCGCCCACAGCGCTGCCTTGATCATATTCTGCTCAGCCCGAGCCTGACGTTGGAGCGGGTTCAGGTCCTGGCCCAGCCGATTTCCGACCATTTGCCGGTTGCCGTTGAAATTCGCCTGCCAGGTTCCATCGGTTCTGATACGTTGCCCGCCTTGAGTCGTTGA
- a CDS encoding thiol:disulfide interchange protein DsbA/DsbL, with protein sequence MRNLILSAALVTASLFGMTAQAADVPLEAGKTYVELKTPVPVQEPGKIEVVEMFWYGCPHCYAFEPTINPWIKKLPSDVHFVRIPAMFGGPWDKHGQLFLTLEAMGVEAKVHSAVFNAIQKEGKKLLEPEDMANFVATQGVDKEKFLATYNSFAIKGKIVAARELAKKYEISGVPTLIVNGKYRFDLGTAGGPEAALNVADQLIAKERAAGATAGK encoded by the coding sequence ATGCGTAATCTGATCCTCAGCGCCGCACTCGTCACCGCCAGCCTGTTCGGCATGACGGCCCAGGCGGCGGATGTGCCGCTCGAAGCCGGCAAGACCTACGTTGAACTCAAGACCCCGGTGCCGGTGCAAGAGCCTGGCAAGATCGAAGTGGTCGAGATGTTCTGGTACGGCTGCCCGCATTGCTATGCCTTCGAACCGACCATCAATCCATGGATCAAGAAGCTGCCTTCCGACGTACACTTCGTCCGCATTCCTGCCATGTTCGGCGGCCCGTGGGACAAACACGGTCAGCTGTTCCTGACCCTGGAAGCCATGGGCGTCGAAGCCAAGGTCCATTCGGCGGTGTTCAATGCCATCCAGAAGGAAGGCAAAAAGCTGCTCGAACCTGAAGACATGGCCAACTTCGTGGCCACCCAGGGTGTCGACAAGGAAAAATTCCTCGCGACCTACAACTCCTTCGCCATCAAGGGCAAGATCGTCGCTGCCCGCGAACTGGCCAAGAAGTATGAGATCAGTGGCGTACCGACCCTGATCGTCAACGGCAAGTATCGTTTTGACCTTGGCACCGCAGGCGGTCCCGAGGCAGCCTTGAACGTGGCCGACCAACTGATCGCCAAAGAGCGAGCGGCTGGCGCGACCGCCGGCAAGTAA
- a CDS encoding c-type cytochrome yields MNKLIVSLLLTLGITGLAHAAGDAAAGQGKAAVCGACHGPDGNSMAPNFPKLAGQGERYLDKQLHDIKSGKRTVLEMTGLLTNLSDQDLADIAAYFASQKGSVGAADPKLVARGEELFRGGKLDQGMPSCTGCHAPNGAGNAAAGFPHLGGQHAQYVAKQLTDFREGVRTNDGDTKIMQSIAAKLSNKDIEAVSSYVQGLH; encoded by the coding sequence ATGAACAAATTGATCGTGAGTCTGCTGTTGACCCTGGGGATCACCGGTCTCGCCCATGCCGCCGGCGATGCCGCTGCCGGTCAGGGGAAAGCCGCCGTCTGTGGCGCTTGCCATGGTCCTGATGGCAACAGCATGGCGCCCAACTTTCCGAAACTGGCGGGTCAGGGTGAGCGGTACCTGGACAAACAGTTGCACGACATCAAGTCGGGCAAGCGAACCGTGCTGGAAATGACTGGCCTGCTGACCAATCTCAGCGACCAGGATCTCGCCGACATCGCCGCCTACTTCGCCAGCCAGAAAGGCAGCGTCGGCGCGGCCGATCCCAAGCTCGTGGCGCGGGGTGAAGAACTGTTCCGTGGCGGCAAGCTGGACCAGGGCATGCCGTCCTGCACCGGCTGTCATGCGCCCAATGGCGCGGGCAACGCCGCCGCCGGCTTCCCGCACCTGGGTGGTCAGCACGCGCAATACGTCGCCAAGCAGCTCACCGACTTCCGCGAAGGTGTACGCACCAACGACGGCGACACCAAGATCATGCAGAGCATCGCCGCGAAGCTGAGCAACAAGGACATCGAGGCCGTTTCCAGCTATGTCCAAGGTCTGCATTGA
- a CDS encoding c-type cytochrome, which produces MTRWLLAASVLIPLHGAQATQDPEAVYNRVCIACHAGQLPMAPQKGDKAAWKPRMAQGMDVLVQHVTQGFKAMPPRGLCMDCSAEDYRSIIRWMSE; this is translated from the coding sequence ATGACCAGATGGCTGCTAGCTGCCAGTGTCCTGATCCCGCTTCACGGCGCTCAGGCTACACAGGATCCGGAAGCCGTGTACAACCGTGTTTGCATTGCCTGCCATGCCGGACAGCTGCCGATGGCCCCACAGAAGGGCGACAAGGCCGCGTGGAAGCCAAGAATGGCCCAAGGCATGGACGTGCTGGTGCAACACGTGACTCAGGGTTTCAAGGCGATGCCGCCGCGTGGTTTGTGCATGGACTGCAGTGCCGAGGATTACCGAAGCATCATCCGCTGGATGAGCGAGTAA
- the yihA gene encoding ribosome biogenesis GTP-binding protein YihA/YsxC encodes MQLKNPILGLCQQSTFMLSAAKVDQCPDDAGFEVAFAGRSNAGKSSALNTLTHASLARTSKTPGRTQLLNFFKLDDERRLVDLPGYGYAKVPIPLKQHWQRHLEAYLGSRESLKGLILMMDVRHPMTDFDRLMLDWSIASGMPMHILLTKADKLTYGAAKNTLLQVQAEIRKGWGQAVTIQLFSAPKRQGLEEAYTVLADWLGLMENGAEEEAE; translated from the coding sequence ATGCAACTGAAAAACCCCATTCTCGGCCTGTGCCAACAGTCCACCTTCATGCTCAGCGCCGCCAAAGTCGACCAATGCCCGGACGACGCCGGTTTTGAAGTGGCCTTCGCCGGTCGCTCCAATGCTGGCAAATCCAGCGCGCTGAACACCCTCACTCACGCCAGCCTGGCGCGCACCTCGAAAACCCCGGGGCGCACACAACTGTTGAATTTCTTCAAACTAGACGATGAACGCCGTCTGGTCGACCTGCCGGGCTACGGTTATGCAAAAGTTCCGATTCCGCTCAAGCAGCACTGGCAGCGTCACCTGGAGGCCTACCTGGGCAGCCGCGAGAGTCTCAAGGGCCTGATCCTGATGATGGACGTGCGCCATCCGATGACCGACTTCGACCGCCTGATGCTCGACTGGTCGATCGCCAGCGGCATGCCGATGCATATCCTGCTGACCAAGGCCGACAAGCTGACCTATGGCGCGGCGAAGAACACCCTGCTCCAGGTCCAGGCGGAAATCCGCAAGGGCTGGGGCCAGGCAGTGACCATCCAGCTGTTCTCGGCGCCCAAGCGCCAGGGTCTGGAAGAGGCCTACACGGTGCTGGCCGATTGGCTGGGGCTGATGGAGAACGGTGCGGAGGAAGAGGCGGAGTAA